The genomic segment TTCTTTAAAGTGGGTTTCAGTAACTCGGCTCAAAACCACTCGATTCGCCACATTAGTAAAAAGCCAGGAAAAGTGAGCAGTCAACCAGCGAAAAACGCGAATGACTCCTCTAGCTTCGTTCGCTTCGAGGAATAAAGGGGGCTCGTCATGAGTAATTTAGTCAAACATGATGGAGCAGCGGTGGCGAAGGAGTTGCAAGCCGTTGCTCAGCAGTACCTCACCTTTGTACTGGCGGGTGAAATGTATGCGGTCGGCACCATTAGCGTAAAAGAGATCATCGAATATGGTCAATTAACAACCGTCCCCATGATGCCGAGTTTTATCCGAGGCGTGATTAACCTAAGGGGTGCAGTCGTTCCGGTCATCGATCTAGGGGCCCGCTTCGGTGGCAAACAAACCGAAATTCACCGCCGTACCTGTATCGTGATTTTGGAGGTGATTCAGGATCAAGATACACAAGTGATTGGGGTTATTGTGGATGCCGTTAGCGAAGTATTAGAAATACCAATTAACGATATCGAACCCCCTCCTGCTTTTGGCGCGAAAATTCGTACCGACTTTATCGCCGGCATGGGGAAAGTAAACGGAAAGTTTGTGATTCTCCTCAATGTAGGACAAGTGCTTTCCGTCGACGAAATGTCTACTTTGGCGGCAATAGGCACTGGCTCAGCCATTGCAGAACAATAAATATAGCCATTGAGCAGGTGAAAGAAGGAGGGCAGGATGGATATTCATCCATTATCGGACAAGGAGTTCGAGCTATTTCGCGGCATGATTTATCAAGTAGCCGGTATATCGCTGTCTGATATCAAAAAACCATTAGTCAGTGGCCGGCTCGCCAAACGTGTTCGTCATTTTGGCAAACAGCGGTTTGGCGATTACTTCAAAATCATGATGGCAGATAAGGCTGAATTCCAGAATGCGATTGACCTGCTCACCACCAATGAAACTTACTTTTTCAGAGAGCCAAAGCATTTCGACTTCTTGCGAGACACCATTATTCCGGCTTTGCGTCAAAAACCCAAAGTCAGAATATGGTGTGGAGCAAGTTCAACAGGTGAAGAGCCTTACACCATTGCCATGATGTTGGCCGAACATTTGGGAAGCAGCGTCTGGGAGTTACTCGCTTCGGATATTAGCACCCGTGTGTTAGATACCGCCCGCAAAGCACTCTACCCGCTTGAAGATGCAGAAGGAATTCCTAAACCCTATCTAGTCAATCACTGCCTAAAAGGTGTGGGCGATTTAGAGGGCCAGTTTTCTATTCAGCCGACCATTCGCCAAAAAGTGCATTTCCGTCAAATCAACTTAAATGACAATTTACCGAGTGATATCGGCGAATTTGATACCGTTTTTCTACGCAATGTGATGATTTATTTCAACATGGAGACCAAACAACAGGTCGTTAAACGCGTGGTGAAACAGTTAAAACCAGGCGGGTGGTTTATCGTTAGTCACTCAGAGAGTCTAAATGGCATTACGGCAGAGTTAGAAATGGTCAAACCCTCGATTTATCGTAAACCCATAAGGTAGTGCCATGCACCCGCCAAGAGGGTTTATCGAAATTTTTCTGCAACCAGGCGATTGGTACTTTGCAGACGAGCTCACCAGAATTCGAACGATCTTGGGCTCTTGCGTGTCGATCGTAATGTGGCATCCACGCTTACATCTAGGAGGGATGTGCCATTACATGCTACCAACAAGAAAGCACCAGCAAGTGCATGAGTTAGATGGGCGGTATGCCGATGAAGCGATTGCCCTACTTATTGACTCGATTAAAGAGGCTGGTACCTCACCCAAAGAGTACACCGTCCGCATGTTTGGCGGAGGGGATATGTTTCCGCATCTAGAGAAACACAAGATCTCGAATGTCGGACAAAACAATGTGATTGCGGGCAGAAAACTACTAGCCGCGCATGGATTAAAAATCACCGATGAGCACGTAGAGGGGGCAGGACATCGTAATGTGTCATTTGATGTCTGGGATGGCAATGTCACCATGAAACAAAGCATGCGGATGGAGCTTGGCCCTCCTCGCGTACGTTCACTATCAAAATAAGTCACCTGAACTCATTCATCATCAGGAGAGGAACATGGCAACCATAAAGGTATTAATCGTTGATGATTCTGCGGTTGTTCGGCAGGTTCTATCTTCCGCTTTAGCACAAGACCCTTCTATTGATGTCTACGCCACCGCATCCGACCCTATCTTTGCGATGGAAAAGATGAAAACACAGTGGCCGGATGTGATTGTTTTAGACGTCGAAATGCCCCGAATGGATGGCATTAGCTTCCTGAAGAAAATCATGGCGGAACGCCCAACGCCAGTAGTAATTTGCTCGACGCTAACAGAAAAAGGGGCGGCGACCACCATGGAAGCCATGGCAGCAGGCGCAGTCACGATTGTGACCAAGCCGAAAATGGCACTAAAACAATTCTTAATTGACGCTGCAGATGAGCTGATTTCTTCTGTTAAAGCGGCGTCACAAGCGCGAGTCTCCCGGCTACGCAATACCGTTGCGCCGGTGGTGAATGCAGCACCAGCCGCTCACACAGAAGGCAGAAGTTCTGCGATGGCGCAGACCACAGACTTTGTGGTGGCAATTGGCACCTCCACTGGTGGCACTCAGGCCTTAGAACTTGTCCTCAAAGCCCTGCCGCGCGTTTGCCCTGGCATTGTGATTGTTCAGCACATGCCAGAGAAATTCACAGGGGCATTTGCAGAACGGCTTAATGGCTTGTGCCAAATCGAGGTAAAAGAAGCCGCCACCGGCGACCGCGTAATTCCAGGGCGAGCCATCATTGCGCCGGGCGGAAGGCACATGCAGCTCAAACGAAATGGTGCGCAATATCATGTCGAAGTGATTGACGGCCCGCCGGTAAATCGCCATCGGCCATCGGTAGATGTGCTGTTTAGATCCGTTGCCAAGTTTGCGGGTAGAAACGCGTTAGGCATCATCATGACAGGAATGGGCGGCGACGGCGCTCTCGGACTAAAAGAAATGCATGATGCAGGAGCAAATACGATCGCCCAAGATGAGGCTAGTTGTGTGGTGTTTGGCATGCCAAAAGAGGCGATTAAACTAGGTGCAGCAGATAGGGTGATCCCGCTAAATGCGATTCCTAACAGCATTATTGGCGGGAAATAGCAGCGATTTTCAGAGAAATGGCGGATCAGGTGTTTGACGCCTTATCCGCTTTTTTTGTTAGAAATATTTAGTCGGTGCTTGGTAACTTAAATTGTCGACGTAACCAGCGGATAGGCGCGCCAACGATGGGTAACTTTTCAAACAACTCTTCCGCCGCATCCCAATAATCCCGATGATCAATCACGCGGCCATCTTCACCAAAGAATAAATGCGACCCACCTTCGATTTGGTAAGCCTTTCCTTTTAGCTCAAATAAAAATCGCCACGTTACAAAGGCTTGCTGACCACTCGCAAGCTGATTACTGATTTCAAAACGCGGATTCACTGTGGTATGAAACATGTGAGTAAAAATTGCCTCGATAGCAGCATGTCCTTTTACCGTATTAAACGGATCGCGAAAACGCGCATCCGGGTGATACCAGTGGCTCACTTGCCCCACGGTATCTGGGCTTAGCGAAGCATACCAAGCCAATAATGGCGCCAAACAAGTCTGGGTAGATGCATTACTCAATTATTCGCTCACCAATTTACTCATTAAGGCAAATTGCCACCGGTAGGGTAACCACCGAATCAACTTCAGGACCGTGGTAAATCGCCAAGGAAAATGAATCTCAAATCGACCACGCTTCACTCCTTGCCAAATCGCCCCTGCGGCTTGTTCTGGTGTTTGTAATGCAGGCATTTCAAACTCATTTTTAGCGGTTAGTGGTGTTTTTACAAACCCGGGATTCACCAAATACACCCCAATCCCTTTCGGGTGTAAATCAGTATAAAGCACTTCGGCAAGGTTAATCAGTGCGGCTTTACTCGGCCCGTATACACTCGCGTTTGGCAAGCCCACATACCCCGCAACACTGGCCACTAAAACAATACCACCACTGCCTCTTTCCATCATGGCAGGCAGAATAGTCGATAGCCCCGAGTACACACTCATCAAATTCACATTAATCGTTTTTTTGGCCGATTCTGGGGTAACGTCCCATGCTCGCTCGGGTAGATAATCCCCCGCGCAAAACACGACCAAATCCACCCCTTGGCCAGACTCGACAATCGTTTCAAAAGCAGATTGCCAAAGCGCGACCTCGCAAACGTCAAACGGTAATAGTTGTGCGGCCTGATGCTGCTTGGCGACCTGCATCAGCGCATCAATTCGCCTGGCACTTAAGATCACTTGCGCGCCTTCATGCAAGGCCTGCGTCGCCAGTGCCGCACCAATGCCGCTAGATGCACCGATGATCCAGACACGCTTACCGGCGAGCGAGGAAAAAGTAGGATTAAGGGTTGACCACATGATCTGGCTTTCTGAAAAATAGCGTCACTTGCCCTAGTTCGAAACCAAACTTTGACATGCTCGCTTTATTAATCATGTGACCATCGTCCATCAGGTACATCCAATCATCAAAATTCACCTCATAGACTTTGCCATCTACCGGCAACAGCATCGTGTATTGCCAATGCAGTGCATTTCCCGCCACCTTGCCAATCGCCTCCCCTTTTACATCTGCCGCCGTACCTTTCCATTCACCTTGGCCTTGTGGGGTTAGCGTCCAAACTCTTTGCTGTTTGGTACCATCGTCATAGGTGAAGCGCTCATCTAGCACTAGCTTACCGTCTGCCGCTACGGTTCCCGTAATTAGCACATGAAAGCGCTTATTGAGTTCGCCATTGCGCTTTTGGAACATCCCCCACGCCTCTGTTTTTCCAGCAAAAAACTGGGCAACATCTAACTTGGGTGTTAGCTGCTGATATTGCTGAACATCTGGCGCCGCGCAAGCCGTGAGTAATCCGCATAGCGCCAACACACATCGTTTAATCATGATGAACATCCTCTCGATAAAAGGCCGAAGGCGCGATTACATACTCGTGCGTTTGCCCAACAGCTGCTCGCGTAAACGACGATCTTTCGATTGCGGGTCTAACCAAATCGCAAAGAAATTCTTTGCAAATTCGGGGTCTTTAATTTCTGATAACAATTGGCTTTGCGAATAAAACGCACACCCAACTCCCGGCCAGTGCACCCCAATCAGTTGGTCACCCGGTTTCACATCAATAAACGCTTTTTCCATCCAGCCTTGCCACTGCTGCATTTGGCTAGACTTAGCGGATACACCACTAATGCGAGACATCTCATCCATGCTGGCTTCAACAAATTCACTTTTGCTAATGTTTCTAGCGTAAGTGAGCTCTAAGGCATAAGGCTGACTGGGGTTAAAGGGATACTGCTTACTCCATAGTCTGGCTTGATAAATAGAGAAACCAAACCACGTCATTTCGCCACTGCCGACCACCCGCAGATCTGTCGGTAATCGGCTTTGCCAAATTGGTTGTGCTTGGGCAAACGAGGTTGTCAGCCAAAGCGCCACCAACCATAGAAACGCTTTAGTTTTTTTGCAGAAGGAATTGGCAAACATCGGTTCGACCCTCATCAAATCCTGCTTCGCAATAACATAGATATAAGCGCCAAATACGAATAAAACGCTCATCAAACCCTTGCTGACGTACCGCATGAATTTGTTGCTCGAATCGGTAGAACCAGCGGCGGAGCGTTTCCGCATAATCCACACCAAAATTCAGTTGGTCTTTCAGTTGTAACCCATACGATGCCGCCTGCTTCGCAAAGCCACTTGGGGTCGGCAACATACCGCCCGGAAAAATATATTGCTGAATAAAGTCAGTCGTACTGCGATACCGATCAAAGTAAGTTTCATCAATGGTGATGCTTTGAATCATTGCTTTACCGCCAGGCTTCAAGCGCTGATGCACCATTTCAAAGTAAGTTGGCCAGTATTTCTCACCGACGGCCTCAAACATCTCGATCGAGACGATCGCGTCAAATTCGCCTTCAATATCTCGGTAATCACACAAAGAGAACGTCGCGAACTGAGACAACCCTTGTTTTTCAATACGTGATTTAGCAAACTCAAGTTGTTCGGTCGATAAGGTCACACCATTTACATAGATACCCTGCTTCGCGGCGATCTCGGCAAACCCACCCCATCCACACCCCACCTCTAAGACACGATCGCCAGCCTTTAAACCCAACTGATCAATCATGCGCTGGTATTTAGCGGTTTGCGCATCGATCAGAGGTTGATCAAAGTTGCCATTAAACCAAGCACTAGAATAAGTCCAAGATTCATCTAGCCAAAGTCGATAGAACGTATTCCCAATATCGTAATGGGCATGAATATTCTTCCGGCTGCCGCGCTTACTGTTTTGACGGAACAGATGTTTAATACGATACCACCACCCCGTTAGCGCACCGGCTTTCATCACCCGATTAAGCACTTGTTCATTACGCAGCACCAGCCGAAGTAGCGCGGTTAAATCTGGCGTATCCACCCAACCGGCGGCATAGCTTTCAGCAAACCCAATATCCCCATCGCGCAAAATGCGGCTTGCAGCAGTCCACTGGTGAAAACGAATCATCGCGCTTGGCGGCTCATGCAGATCACCGAACACCAGCAACTCGCCTTCAGGTGTTCTTACTTGCAGATGCCCTACTTTTAGCTGTGCTAACAAACCAAGCAGCACCGTTGCCGCCAGCGGCCGGCTTTTCCTTGCTTCTGCTTTTAAGGAAGGTAGAAAGGTTTTCAACGTTCGTCTCCTTCGGTAATCGTCTGTAGTGGTGGATTAGGCCGTTTATGAAAAGGCACTTTCTTCCACCACAACTTCAAAGCTTGCCAATGAATCTTTGCCACCACGCCCAAGGTCAAAAAGGGCTGTTTAAGTACTGCAGAAAAGACGTTCTGACTAGATAGTGGCGATTTGTAGCCACCAATACTGGTCTTAATCAGTAAGCCATCTGCGTCGAGGTAATCAATACCAACAAAACAAGACGCATCGGTTTCTCTCAACCGAAACGTGTAATAACCATCTACTGCGCAAAATGGCGACACATGCATCACTTTTTGGGTAACTAGGGTCGTTTTCTCAGAAATGGCTTGATGATCTTTCGCGGTTAATAAATACAAATGCGTATCGCCAAAGGTGTTATTCACTTCAGCAATCATCGCGATTAATTCGCCATTTTTGTGATGGCACAGCCAAAAACTCACCGGGTTAAATACAAAACCAAACACCCGTGGAAAGGTCTGCAGCCAAATTTCACCATCTGCCTCTACACCATGACGCGCCAACAAATTGCGCGCCCATTGCTGCAAATCACTACCATCTCTCGGCCCATAGTCTTTTAACCAGATAGACCAAGGCCGCAACCGATTGACGCCAAAACACCAAGATTGCGCGGCATAGATTGTCGACAGATTCAAACGCACCGCAAATACAGGATAGATAAAGCGGTTGTGCACCGGCCGCACCCGTTCATGCATCACTTGGCCCGTCAGAAGCCAACCGGCAGACGAGTGGCTTACGTTGGTTTTCATGGCAGCACCGTCCAATCGGGTGCCAGCCCCCATTCACGCGCGACACG from the Leeia speluncae genome contains:
- a CDS encoding chemotaxis protein CheW → MSNLVKHDGAAVAKELQAVAQQYLTFVLAGEMYAVGTISVKEIIEYGQLTTVPMMPSFIRGVINLRGAVVPVIDLGARFGGKQTEIHRRTCIVILEVIQDQDTQVIGVIVDAVSEVLEIPINDIEPPPAFGAKIRTDFIAGMGKVNGKFVILLNVGQVLSVDEMSTLAAIGTGSAIAEQ
- a CDS encoding CheR family methyltransferase, with the protein product MDIHPLSDKEFELFRGMIYQVAGISLSDIKKPLVSGRLAKRVRHFGKQRFGDYFKIMMADKAEFQNAIDLLTTNETYFFREPKHFDFLRDTIIPALRQKPKVRIWCGASSTGEEPYTIAMMLAEHLGSSVWELLASDISTRVLDTARKALYPLEDAEGIPKPYLVNHCLKGVGDLEGQFSIQPTIRQKVHFRQINLNDNLPSDIGEFDTVFLRNVMIYFNMETKQQVVKRVVKQLKPGGWFIVSHSESLNGITAELEMVKPSIYRKPIR
- a CDS encoding chemotaxis protein CheD; the encoded protein is MHPPRGFIEIFLQPGDWYFADELTRIRTILGSCVSIVMWHPRLHLGGMCHYMLPTRKHQQVHELDGRYADEAIALLIDSIKEAGTSPKEYTVRMFGGGDMFPHLEKHKISNVGQNNVIAGRKLLAAHGLKITDEHVEGAGHRNVSFDVWDGNVTMKQSMRMELGPPRVRSLSK
- a CDS encoding protein-glutamate methylesterase/protein-glutamine glutaminase, with protein sequence MATIKVLIVDDSAVVRQVLSSALAQDPSIDVYATASDPIFAMEKMKTQWPDVIVLDVEMPRMDGISFLKKIMAERPTPVVICSTLTEKGAATTMEAMAAGAVTIVTKPKMALKQFLIDAADELISSVKAASQARVSRLRNTVAPVVNAAPAAHTEGRSSAMAQTTDFVVAIGTSTGGTQALELVLKALPRVCPGIVIVQHMPEKFTGAFAERLNGLCQIEVKEAATGDRVIPGRAIIAPGGRHMQLKRNGAQYHVEVIDGPPVNRHRPSVDVLFRSVAKFAGRNALGIIMTGMGGDGALGLKEMHDAGANTIAQDEASCVVFGMPKEAIKLGAADRVIPLNAIPNSIIGGK
- a CDS encoding nuclear transport factor 2 family protein; translated protein: MSNASTQTCLAPLLAWYASLSPDTVGQVSHWYHPDARFRDPFNTVKGHAAIEAIFTHMFHTTVNPRFEISNQLASGQQAFVTWRFLFELKGKAYQIEGGSHLFFGEDGRVIDHRDYWDAAEELFEKLPIVGAPIRWLRRQFKLPSTD
- a CDS encoding SDR family NAD(P)-dependent oxidoreductase, translating into MWSTLNPTFSSLAGKRVWIIGASSGIGAALATQALHEGAQVILSARRIDALMQVAKQHQAAQLLPFDVCEVALWQSAFETIVESGQGVDLVVFCAGDYLPERAWDVTPESAKKTINVNLMSVYSGLSTILPAMMERGSGGIVLVASVAGYVGLPNASVYGPSKAALINLAEVLYTDLHPKGIGVYLVNPGFVKTPLTAKNEFEMPALQTPEQAAGAIWQGVKRGRFEIHFPWRFTTVLKLIRWLPYRWQFALMSKLVSE
- a CDS encoding DUF3833 domain-containing protein; its protein translation is MIKRCVLALCGLLTACAAPDVQQYQQLTPKLDVAQFFAGKTEAWGMFQKRNGELNKRFHVLITGTVAADGKLVLDERFTYDDGTKQQRVWTLTPQGQGEWKGTAADVKGEAIGKVAGNALHWQYTMLLPVDGKVYEVNFDDWMYLMDDGHMINKASMSKFGFELGQVTLFFRKPDHVVNP
- a CDS encoding chalcone isomerase family protein — encoded protein: MFANSFCKKTKAFLWLVALWLTTSFAQAQPIWQSRLPTDLRVVGSGEMTWFGFSIYQARLWSKQYPFNPSQPYALELTYARNISKSEFVEASMDEMSRISGVSAKSSQMQQWQGWMEKAFIDVKPGDQLIGVHWPGVGCAFYSQSQLLSEIKDPEFAKNFFAIWLDPQSKDRRLREQLLGKRTSM
- a CDS encoding SAM-dependent methyltransferase, whose translation is MKTFLPSLKAEARKSRPLAATVLLGLLAQLKVGHLQVRTPEGELLVFGDLHEPPSAMIRFHQWTAASRILRDGDIGFAESYAAGWVDTPDLTALLRLVLRNEQVLNRVMKAGALTGWWYRIKHLFRQNSKRGSRKNIHAHYDIGNTFYRLWLDESWTYSSAWFNGNFDQPLIDAQTAKYQRMIDQLGLKAGDRVLEVGCGWGGFAEIAAKQGIYVNGVTLSTEQLEFAKSRIEKQGLSQFATFSLCDYRDIEGEFDAIVSIEMFEAVGEKYWPTYFEMVHQRLKPGGKAMIQSITIDETYFDRYRSTTDFIQQYIFPGGMLPTPSGFAKQAASYGLQLKDQLNFGVDYAETLRRWFYRFEQQIHAVRQQGFDERFIRIWRLYLCYCEAGFDEGRTDVCQFLLQKN
- a CDS encoding DUF1365 domain-containing protein, with the protein product MKTNVSHSSAGWLLTGQVMHERVRPVHNRFIYPVFAVRLNLSTIYAAQSWCFGVNRLRPWSIWLKDYGPRDGSDLQQWARNLLARHGVEADGEIWLQTFPRVFGFVFNPVSFWLCHHKNGELIAMIAEVNNTFGDTHLYLLTAKDHQAISEKTTLVTQKVMHVSPFCAVDGYYTFRLRETDASCFVGIDYLDADGLLIKTSIGGYKSPLSSQNVFSAVLKQPFLTLGVVAKIHWQALKLWWKKVPFHKRPNPPLQTITEGDER